A genome region from Myroides fluvii includes the following:
- the rpoC gene encoding DNA-directed RNA polymerase subunit beta', with the protein MNRNKEKNTVKRFNKISIGLASPESILAESRGEVLKPETINYRTHKPERDGLFCERIFGPVKDYECACGKYKRIRYKGIVCDRCGVEVTEKKVRRDRVGHINLVVPIAHIWYFRSLPNKIGYILGLPSKKLDMIIYYERYVVIQPGIAKNAEGEPLNRLDFLTEEEYLNIADSLPMENQFLDDNDPNKFIAKMGAECIMDLLATTNLDQLSYTLRHAANNETSKQRKTEALKRLQVVEAFRESNENRENRPEWMILKVIPVIPPELRPLVPLDGGRFATSDLNDLYRRVIIRNNRLKRLMEIKAPEVILRNEKRMLQEAVDSLFDNTRKSSAVKTESNRPLKSLSDSLKGKQGRFRQNLLGKRVDYSARSVIVVGPELKLYECGLPKDMAAELYKPFVIRKLIERGIVKTVKSAKKIIDKREPVVWDILENVIKGHPVLLNRAPTLHRLGIQAFQPKLIEGKAIQLHPLVCTAFNADFDGDQMAVHLPLGPEAILESQLLMLASHNILNPANGAPITVPSQDMVLGLYYMTKLRKSTPEEIVKGEGLTFYSVEEVHIAINEGKLDLNAGVRVRAKDYNEKGELAYRIIETTAGRILFNEVVPEKAGYINEVLTKKSLRDIIGGILATTDVPTTAAFLDDIKGMGYGYAFRGGLSFSLGDIIVPEKKQDLIDDANLQVDHITVNYNMGLITNNERYNQVIDVWTSTNAMLTELAMKNIREDKQGFNSVYMMLDSGARGSKEQIRQLTGMRGLMAKPKKSTAGGGEIIENPILSNFKEGLSILEYFISTHGARKGLADTALKTADAGYLTRRLHDVAQDVIVNSVDCGTLRGIDVTPLKKNEEVIESLGERVLGRVALNNVVNPLNSEVIVGAGEEITEAIAKAINASPIEAVEVRSPLTCEAKVGICAKCYGRNLATARMVQKGEAVGVVAAQSIGEPGTQLTLRTFHVGGTAGNISEVSTITTKFKGRLEIEELRTVESEDNEGKAINIVISRSTEVKLFDPNTGILLTTNNIPYGSTIYVNDGDIVEEGATICKWDPYNGVIVSEFTGKVAYEDIEQGQTFMVEIDEQTGFQEKVISESRNKKLIPTLLIYGKDGELIRSYNLPVGSHLMVNDGEKIKAGKVLVKIPRHTSKAGDITGGLPRITELLEARNPSNPAVVSEIDGVVSFGKVKRGNREIVVESRTGDVRKYLVKLSNQILVQENDFVRAGLPLSDGAITPDDILRIQGPSAVQQYLVNEIQEVYRLQGVKINDKHFEVVIRQMMRKVQIQDPGDTLFLEDQLVHTSDFIVENDRLFGMKVVVDAGESENLKEGQIVSMRELRDENSLLKREDKNLVISRDVMPATGTPILQGITRASLQTKSFISAASFQETTKVLNEAAVAGKIDTLMGLKENVIVGHRIPAGTGMREYESIIVSSNENGDLLTQEQELNF; encoded by the coding sequence ATGAATAGAAATAAAGAGAAAAATACCGTAAAAAGGTTTAATAAAATCTCAATTGGTTTGGCTTCACCTGAATCGATTCTTGCAGAATCAAGAGGGGAAGTTCTAAAGCCAGAAACAATTAACTATCGTACGCATAAACCAGAACGTGATGGTTTATTCTGCGAGCGTATTTTTGGACCTGTAAAGGATTACGAGTGTGCTTGTGGTAAGTATAAAAGAATTCGCTACAAAGGGATCGTTTGTGACCGCTGTGGTGTTGAAGTTACTGAAAAGAAAGTACGTAGAGATAGAGTGGGGCATATCAACCTTGTTGTGCCTATCGCACATATTTGGTATTTCCGTTCTTTACCTAATAAAATTGGTTACATTTTAGGGCTTCCTTCTAAGAAGCTTGATATGATTATTTACTACGAGCGATATGTAGTAATTCAGCCAGGTATTGCTAAAAATGCTGAGGGTGAACCATTAAATCGCCTTGATTTCTTAACAGAAGAAGAGTATTTGAATATTGCTGATTCTCTTCCGATGGAAAATCAATTCTTAGATGATAATGATCCAAATAAATTCATCGCCAAAATGGGTGCTGAATGTATCATGGACTTATTAGCGACAACTAATTTAGATCAATTGTCTTATACTCTGCGTCACGCAGCTAATAACGAAACATCTAAACAAAGAAAAACGGAAGCGTTAAAACGCCTTCAAGTGGTTGAAGCTTTCCGTGAATCTAATGAGAATCGCGAGAATAGACCGGAATGGATGATCTTAAAAGTGATTCCTGTTATTCCACCTGAATTACGTCCATTAGTGCCATTAGATGGTGGTCGTTTTGCAACGTCGGATTTGAATGATTTATATCGTCGTGTGATTATCCGTAACAACCGTTTAAAACGTTTAATGGAAATCAAAGCTCCTGAAGTAATCTTGCGTAACGAAAAACGTATGCTTCAAGAGGCTGTAGATTCACTATTTGACAACACGAGAAAATCGTCTGCTGTTAAAACAGAATCAAACAGACCATTAAAATCGTTGTCAGATTCATTAAAAGGTAAACAAGGACGTTTCCGTCAAAACTTACTAGGTAAACGTGTGGATTATTCTGCTCGTTCGGTAATTGTCGTTGGACCTGAATTGAAATTATACGAATGTGGATTGCCAAAAGACATGGCAGCTGAACTATACAAACCTTTCGTAATCCGTAAATTGATTGAAAGAGGAATTGTAAAAACAGTAAAATCTGCTAAGAAAATTATTGATAAGAGAGAACCAGTGGTTTGGGATATTCTTGAAAACGTAATTAAAGGACATCCAGTTCTATTGAACCGTGCCCCTACCTTACACCGTTTAGGTATTCAAGCGTTCCAACCAAAATTGATTGAAGGTAAAGCGATTCAGTTACACCCATTAGTGTGTACGGCATTCAACGCCGATTTCGATGGTGACCAGATGGCCGTTCACTTACCGTTAGGGCCTGAGGCAATCTTGGAATCTCAATTATTAATGTTGGCTTCACATAATATCTTGAACCCTGCGAATGGTGCGCCTATCACGGTACCTTCTCAAGACATGGTACTTGGTCTATATTATATGACTAAGTTACGTAAGTCGACACCAGAAGAAATCGTAAAAGGTGAAGGACTGACTTTCTATTCAGTAGAAGAAGTACACATCGCAATCAACGAAGGGAAACTTGACTTGAACGCAGGAGTAAGAGTACGTGCTAAAGATTATAACGAAAAAGGTGAATTAGCATATAGAATCATTGAAACAACCGCTGGACGTATCTTGTTTAACGAGGTAGTTCCTGAAAAAGCAGGGTATATCAATGAGGTATTGACTAAGAAATCTTTACGTGATATTATTGGAGGTATTTTGGCTACAACTGATGTACCTACAACTGCTGCATTCTTAGATGATATCAAAGGAATGGGGTATGGTTATGCTTTCCGAGGAGGATTGTCATTCAGTTTGGGTGATATTATTGTTCCAGAGAAAAAACAAGATTTGATTGATGACGCAAACCTACAAGTAGATCATATTACAGTGAACTATAACATGGGGCTTATCACAAATAATGAGCGTTACAATCAAGTTATTGACGTTTGGACATCTACTAACGCGATGTTGACGGAATTAGCAATGAAGAATATTCGCGAAGATAAACAAGGATTTAACTCAGTATACATGATGTTGGATTCTGGAGCGAGGGGTTCAAAAGAGCAAATTCGTCAGTTAACTGGTATGCGTGGTTTGATGGCTAAGCCGAAAAAATCAACAGCTGGTGGTGGTGAAATTATTGAAAACCCGATTCTTTCTAACTTTAAGGAAGGTTTATCGATTTTAGAGTATTTCATTTCTACCCACGGTGCTCGTAAAGGTCTTGCGGATACGGCGTTAAAAACGGCGGATGCCGGATATTTAACTCGTCGTCTACACGATGTTGCACAAGATGTTATCGTTAACTCTGTAGATTGTGGTACTTTAAGAGGAATTGATGTAACTCCATTAAAGAAAAACGAAGAAGTAATTGAATCGTTAGGAGAAAGAGTATTAGGACGTGTTGCATTGAATAATGTAGTTAATCCATTGAACTCTGAAGTAATTGTTGGTGCTGGTGAGGAAATCACAGAAGCTATTGCTAAAGCAATCAATGCATCTCCTATTGAGGCTGTTGAAGTTCGTTCTCCATTAACTTGTGAGGCTAAAGTTGGTATCTGTGCGAAATGTTATGGACGTAACTTAGCTACGGCTAGAATGGTTCAAAAAGGAGAAGCTGTTGGAGTTGTTGCTGCTCAGTCAATTGGGGAGCCAGGTACACAGTTAACCTTAAGAACGTTCCACGTTGGGGGTACTGCAGGAAATATTTCTGAGGTTTCTACAATTACGACGAAATTTAAAGGTCGTTTAGAAATTGAAGAACTTAGAACTGTTGAAAGTGAAGACAACGAAGGAAAAGCAATCAATATTGTAATTTCTCGTTCTACAGAGGTTAAATTATTTGATCCAAATACTGGAATTTTGTTAACAACAAACAATATTCCTTATGGTTCAACAATCTATGTAAACGATGGAGATATTGTTGAAGAGGGTGCTACTATCTGTAAATGGGATCCATATAACGGGGTAATCGTTTCTGAATTCACCGGTAAGGTTGCTTATGAAGATATCGAACAAGGACAAACGTTCATGGTTGAAATCGATGAGCAAACAGGTTTCCAAGAAAAAGTAATTAGCGAATCAAGAAACAAAAAATTAATTCCTACTTTATTAATTTACGGTAAAGATGGTGAGTTAATTCGTTCATACAACTTACCAGTAGGTTCTCACTTAATGGTAAATGACGGAGAGAAAATTAAGGCTGGTAAAGTATTAGTTAAAATTCCTCGTCATACATCAAAAGCAGGGGATATTACAGGAGGTTTACCTCGTATTACAGAGCTTTTAGAAGCGCGTAATCCGTCGAATCCAGCTGTAGTTTCTGAAATTGATGGGGTTGTATCTTTCGGTAAAGTGAAGAGAGGTAACAGAGAAATCGTAGTTGAATCAAGAACAGGAGATGTAAGAAAGTATTTAGTTAAACTTTCGAATCAAATTCTAGTTCAAGAGAATGACTTCGTAAGAGCTGGTTTACCGTTGTCAGATGGAGCAATTACTCCAGATGATATTTTACGTATCCAAGGACCTTCTGCTGTACAGCAGTACTTAGTAAACGAGATTCAAGAAGTTTACCGTTTACAAGGGGTGAAGATTAATGACAAACACTTTGAGGTTGTTATTAGACAAATGATGCGTAAAGTTCAAATTCAAGATCCGGGAGATACCTTATTCTTAGAAGATCAATTGGTTCACACAAGTGACTTTATCGTTGAAAACGATCGTTTATTCGGTATGAAAGTTGTTGTGGATGCTGGTGAATCTGAGAATCTGAAAGAAGGACAAATTGTTTCTATGCGTGAATTACGCGATGAAAACTCATTGTTAAAACGCGAAGATAAAAACTTAGTAATCTCTAGAGATGTAATGCCAGCAACTGGTACGCCAATTCTACAAGGTATTACTAGAGCATCGTTACAAACGAAGTCATTTATCTCTGCAGCGTCGTTCCAGGAAACAACAAAAGTGTTAAACGAAGCAGCTGTTGCTGGTAAGATTGATACGTTAATGGGATTAAAAGAAAACGTAATTGTTGGACATAGAATCCCTGCTGGTACTGGTATGCGTGAGTATGAAAGTATTATTGTTTCTTCTAATGAAAACGGAGATTTATTAACGCAAGAACAAGAATTAAATTTCTAA
- a CDS encoding DUF3467 domain-containing protein has protein sequence MTDDQNNFNIELDEVTAEGTYSNLAIINHSNTEFVVDFVNIMPGVPKAKVKSRIILTPQHAKRLLQALEDNITRFEQSNGEIKDYEASNSSMPPINFGPKGEA, from the coding sequence ATGACGGACGATCAAAATAACTTCAATATCGAATTGGATGAAGTAACGGCAGAGGGAACTTATTCAAATCTGGCAATAATCAATCATTCAAACACTGAATTTGTTGTCGATTTTGTGAACATCATGCCTGGTGTGCCAAAAGCTAAAGTGAAGTCGAGAATCATCTTAACTCCACAACATGCAAAGAGACTCTTACAAGCGCTAGAAGATAATATCACTAGGTTTGAACAGTCTAATGGTGAAATAAAGGATTATGAAGCTAGTAATAGTTCAATGCCACCAATTAATTTTGGACCCAAAGGAGAAGCTTAA
- the pdhA gene encoding pyruvate dehydrogenase (acetyl-transferring) E1 component subunit alpha, translating into MKEITKEVYLKWYEDMLFWRKFEDKLAALYIQQKVRGFLHLYNGQEAVLAGALHAMDLSKDKMITAYRNHVQPIGLGVDPRRIMAELLGKGTGTSQGLGGSMHIFSKEHNFYGGHGIVGGQIPLGAGLAFADKYFDRKAVTMCYFGDGAARQGSLHETFNMAMNWKLPVVFIIENNGYAMGTSVERTANHSEIWKLGLGYEMPSGPVDGMNPVKVAEAMYEAIERARRGDGPTLLEMKTYRYRGHSMSDAQNYRTKEEVEEYKKIDPITQVLDVIRTNGYASENEIEAMDQRVKDLVAECEKFAEESPFPELNVMYDVVYEQENYPFLPHRL; encoded by the coding sequence ATGAAAGAAATTACAAAAGAAGTTTATCTAAAGTGGTATGAAGACATGCTATTTTGGAGAAAGTTTGAAGACAAGCTTGCCGCTTTATATATTCAACAAAAAGTAAGAGGATTCTTACATTTATATAATGGGCAAGAAGCGGTTTTGGCTGGAGCTTTACACGCAATGGATTTGTCAAAAGACAAAATGATTACAGCATACAGAAATCACGTACAACCTATCGGATTGGGTGTTGACCCAAGAAGAATCATGGCAGAGTTGTTAGGAAAAGGTACTGGTACATCTCAAGGTTTAGGTGGATCAATGCACATCTTTTCTAAAGAACATAACTTCTATGGCGGACATGGTATTGTAGGTGGACAAATTCCTTTGGGAGCTGGATTAGCATTCGCAGATAAATATTTTGATAGAAAAGCAGTAACCATGTGTTACTTTGGAGATGGTGCGGCACGTCAAGGATCATTGCACGAAACTTTTAATATGGCAATGAACTGGAAGTTACCAGTGGTATTCATTATTGAAAATAACGGATATGCAATGGGAACCTCTGTAGAGCGTACAGCTAATCATTCTGAAATCTGGAAATTGGGATTGGGTTATGAAATGCCTAGTGGACCAGTAGATGGAATGAATCCTGTAAAAGTAGCAGAAGCGATGTACGAAGCGATTGAAAGAGCACGTCGTGGAGATGGACCTACTTTATTGGAGATGAAAACGTATCGCTATAGAGGACACTCTATGTCTGATGCACAAAATTATCGAACAAAAGAAGAGGTAGAAGAATACAAAAAGATTGATCCAATTACACAAGTTTTAGATGTAATTAGAACAAACGGATATGCGTCAGAAAACGAAATCGAGGCAATGGATCAACGAGTGAAAGATTTAGTAGCTGAATGTGAAAAATTCGCTGAAGAGTCTCCATTCCCAGAGTTGAACGTGATGTACGATGTAGTGTACGAACAAGAAAATTACCCTTTTTTACCTCATAGATTATAA
- a CDS encoding dihydrolipoamide acetyltransferase family protein — protein MAEVITMPRLSDTMTEGVVAAWLKKVGDKISEGDILAEIETDKATMEFESFYEGTLLYIGLQEGEAAPVDSLLAIIGNEGEDISALLSGGTAAVAEQTVVVEAPKAEEKPTAAAPAIPAGVKVITMPRLSDTMTEGTVASWIKKVGDKIEEGDILAEIETDKATMEFEAFESGTLLYVGIQEGQSAPIDSVLAILGPAGTDVTALVEGAKNGGVVATGTETVVEAPKETTSTVAPVVTATATGGRVFVSPLAKKIAEEKGINLTQVKGSGENGRIIKRDVENFTPTTAQAPAQTVAPVAQATATVAAVQPFIPAGEVSFEEVKNSQMRKTIARRLAESKFTAPHYYLTIEMDMDNAMTSRKLINELPDTRVSFNDMVVKACAMALRKHPQVNTQWTDNATIYNNHINVGVAVAVEDGLVVPVLPFTDQMSLTYIGAKVKELAGKAKTKKLTPAEMEGSTFTVSNLGMFGIQSFTSIINQPNAAILSVGAIVEKPVVKNGQIVVGNTMTVTLACDHRTVDGATGAQFLQTLKSYIENPVTMLA, from the coding sequence ATGGCAGAAGTAATTACAATGCCACGCTTAAGCGACACCATGACAGAAGGTGTTGTTGCAGCTTGGTTAAAGAAAGTTGGAGATAAGATTTCAGAAGGAGATATCCTTGCAGAAATTGAAACAGACAAAGCAACAATGGAATTTGAATCTTTCTATGAAGGAACATTGTTATACATTGGATTACAAGAAGGGGAAGCTGCTCCAGTAGACTCGCTTCTTGCTATTATTGGAAATGAAGGTGAAGATATTTCTGCTTTACTTAGTGGTGGTACAGCTGCTGTCGCTGAACAAACAGTAGTGGTTGAAGCTCCTAAAGCAGAAGAAAAACCAACTGCTGCAGCACCAGCTATTCCAGCAGGTGTGAAAGTAATCACGATGCCGCGCTTGAGCGATACAATGACAGAAGGAACGGTGGCTAGCTGGATTAAAAAAGTAGGAGATAAGATTGAAGAAGGTGATATTTTAGCAGAGATTGAGACAGATAAAGCAACAATGGAATTTGAAGCTTTTGAATCAGGAACGCTATTATACGTTGGAATACAAGAAGGTCAGTCCGCACCTATTGATAGTGTATTAGCTATTTTAGGTCCTGCGGGAACAGATGTTACGGCTTTAGTAGAAGGAGCTAAAAATGGAGGTGTTGTGGCGACAGGGACTGAAACAGTTGTGGAAGCACCAAAAGAAACAACATCCACTGTAGCACCTGTAGTGACGGCAACGGCAACAGGTGGGAGAGTTTTTGTTTCACCTTTAGCTAAAAAAATAGCAGAAGAGAAAGGAATTAACTTGACGCAAGTAAAAGGTAGTGGAGAAAATGGACGCATCATCAAACGCGATGTTGAAAACTTTACTCCTACTACAGCACAAGCTCCTGCTCAAACAGTTGCTCCAGTTGCACAAGCAACGGCAACAGTAGCTGCAGTACAGCCATTTATTCCTGCTGGAGAAGTAAGCTTCGAAGAAGTGAAAAACTCTCAAATGCGCAAAACTATTGCACGTCGTTTGGCGGAATCTAAATTTACTGCACCACACTATTACTTGACCATCGAAATGGACATGGACAATGCCATGACTTCTCGTAAGTTGATTAATGAATTACCAGATACAAGAGTATCGTTCAATGATATGGTTGTTAAAGCATGTGCTATGGCTTTGCGTAAACACCCACAAGTAAATACACAATGGACAGATAATGCTACGATTTACAATAATCACATTAACGTTGGTGTGGCTGTAGCTGTAGAGGATGGATTAGTAGTACCTGTATTGCCTTTTACAGATCAAATGTCGTTAACGTACATTGGCGCAAAAGTGAAAGAACTTGCAGGTAAAGCGAAAACAAAAAAACTGACTCCTGCAGAAATGGAGGGTAGTACGTTTACGGTTTCTAACTTGGGAATGTTCGGAATCCAATCCTTCACTTCTATTATCAATCAACCAAATGCTGCAATTTTATCTGTAGGTGCTATTGTTGAAAAACCAGTAGTGAAAAACGGACAGATTGTAGTAGGGAATACCATGACTGTTACATTGGCTTGTGATCATAGAACAGTAGATGGTGCAACAGGAGCACAATTCCTGCAAACATTAAAAAGTTATATTGAAAATCCAGTTACGATGCTGGCCTAA
- a CDS encoding M28 family metallopeptidase has translation MLKVIYISFLLAILTASCSVSSKVSNEPIIEASAVKINSTLHYLASDELMGRDSGHEGNVKAATYLANELKEYGIQPYYKGYEDELTAVENTWNVVGVIPGQDPKLNKEIVVLGAHYDHIGIQPAVKGDSIANGANDNASGVSILLELARNLAQKKMKRTVLVCFFTAEELGILGSQHLANRLKEEEANVVLMLNFEMLGVPMQREYTTFITGYDQSNLAVKINEIAGENLAGRFEDAEKMQLFMRSDNYPFYLTYKIPSQTFSSSDFENFKYYHHVKDEAHLMDVTFMTELTKKFVPVVEKLINLPSGEIRLKN, from the coding sequence ATGTTAAAGGTAATATACATCAGTTTTTTATTGGCGATTCTAACTGCATCGTGCAGCGTTTCCTCTAAAGTATCGAATGAGCCTATTATAGAGGCTTCTGCGGTGAAAATTAATTCAACCTTACATTATTTAGCTTCTGATGAATTGATGGGAAGAGATTCTGGTCATGAGGGGAATGTAAAGGCGGCGACTTATTTGGCGAATGAGTTGAAAGAGTACGGCATTCAACCTTATTATAAGGGGTATGAAGATGAGTTAACAGCGGTGGAAAATACTTGGAATGTCGTGGGGGTAATCCCAGGACAAGATCCAAAATTGAATAAGGAAATTGTGGTCCTAGGAGCGCATTACGATCATATTGGTATCCAACCAGCAGTTAAGGGGGATTCAATAGCCAATGGAGCGAATGACAATGCATCAGGTGTAAGTATCTTGTTGGAATTGGCACGTAATTTAGCACAAAAGAAAATGAAGCGAACGGTTTTAGTTTGTTTCTTTACGGCTGAAGAATTAGGTATTCTCGGTTCACAACATTTAGCAAATCGCTTAAAGGAAGAAGAGGCTAACGTGGTACTAATGTTGAATTTTGAAATGTTAGGCGTTCCGATGCAAAGGGAATACACTACTTTTATTACTGGATATGACCAAAGTAATTTGGCAGTGAAAATTAATGAAATAGCAGGTGAAAATTTGGCTGGACGATTTGAAGATGCAGAAAAAATGCAATTATTTATGCGATCGGACAATTACCCCTTTTATTTAACCTATAAAATACCGAGTCAAACCTTCAGTTCTTCTGATTTTGAGAACTTCAAATACTATCATCACGTAAAAGACGAGGCGCATTTGATGGATGTGACGTTTATGACAGAACTAACGAAAAAATTTGTTCCTGTCGTAGAAAAATTGATTAACTTACCTTCTGGTGAAATTAGATTGAAAAACTAA
- a CDS encoding SDR family NAD(P)-dependent oxidoreductase, which yields MKNIIVTGTSRGIGLETVKILASRGHKILAVSRKKATALAAFENVTCLEIDLTVEADLQKVSEYVAKEWGHIDILINNAGALVNKPFEEITAAEFEWVYQVNVFGLARLVQLCIPHFVVNSHVVTISSMGGVQGTMKFGGLAAYSSSKGAVIILSELLAEEYKEKGIAFNVIALGAVQTEMLEEAFPGYQAPLLPEEIGEYISDFALTGNKYFNGKVLQASSTTP from the coding sequence ATGAAAAATATTATTGTTACGGGAACAAGCCGTGGTATTGGTTTAGAAACCGTAAAAATACTAGCAAGTAGAGGACATAAAATATTAGCTGTTTCTCGTAAAAAAGCTACTGCGTTAGCAGCATTTGAAAATGTAACTTGTTTGGAAATTGACCTTACAGTAGAAGCTGACCTTCAAAAAGTAAGTGAATATGTAGCAAAGGAATGGGGGCATATTGATATTTTAATTAATAATGCTGGAGCCTTAGTTAACAAACCTTTTGAAGAAATTACCGCTGCAGAATTTGAATGGGTATACCAAGTAAATGTATTTGGTTTAGCTCGTTTAGTGCAATTGTGTATTCCTCATTTCGTAGTGAATAGTCATGTGGTTACGATTAGCAGCATGGGTGGAGTACAAGGGACGATGAAGTTTGGCGGTTTGGCAGCATATAGTTCAAGTAAAGGAGCTGTAATTATCTTAAGCGAGCTCTTAGCTGAAGAATATAAAGAGAAGGGAATTGCATTTAATGTAATTGCTTTAGGAGCTGTTCAAACAGAAATGTTAGAAGAAGCCTTTCCGGGGTATCAAGCACCTTTATTACCGGAAGAAATAGGAGAATATATAAGTGATTTTGCACTTACAGGAAATAAATATTTTAATGGTAAAGTATTACAAGCATCTAGTACGACCCCTTAA
- a CDS encoding SprT-like domain-containing protein, translating to MITILKPYLPESALEAAFELIKQYHIHLKIVNERVTRHGDYSRGLDGKHLITINSNLNPYRFLMTLIHEIAHLVAFQKYGRHIKPHGVEWKQMFRLLMLPFLRPEVFPDRLLPLLANHFRNPSASSDTDERLSIAMKMYDLVDKNSNCCFVYEIPLGSHFKTYNGKVFKRGPLRVKRFECLEVATGRLFVFKANAEVEMMTHYVVKQEEE from the coding sequence TTGATTACGATACTCAAGCCTTATTTACCTGAATCGGCGCTAGAAGCAGCTTTTGAATTAATCAAGCAGTACCATATTCATTTAAAAATAGTAAATGAAAGGGTGACACGCCATGGGGATTATTCGAGAGGATTGGATGGCAAACACCTAATTACCATCAATTCTAATTTAAATCCTTATCGCTTTCTGATGACGTTGATTCACGAAATTGCTCATTTAGTTGCTTTTCAAAAATATGGACGCCATATCAAACCACATGGAGTAGAGTGGAAGCAGATGTTTCGCTTACTTATGTTGCCATTTTTGAGACCCGAAGTTTTTCCTGATCGATTGTTGCCGCTTTTGGCCAATCACTTTAGAAACCCGTCGGCAAGTAGTGACACAGACGAACGTCTGTCTATTGCGATGAAAATGTATGACTTAGTGGATAAGAATAGCAATTGCTGTTTTGTTTATGAAATACCTTTAGGAAGTCATTTTAAGACCTATAATGGCAAGGTTTTTAAACGCGGCCCATTGCGTGTAAAAAGATTTGAGTGTTTGGAAGTAGCAACAGGGCGATTATTTGTCTTTAAGGCAAATGCCGAAGTTGAAATGATGACACATTATGTTGTAAAACAAGAAGAAGAATAG
- a CDS encoding mannose-1-phosphate guanylyltransferase has protein sequence MNSNYYAVVMAGGVGSRFWPVSTPEFPKQFHDMLGSGETLIQKTFMRLSQLIPKENILILTHENYKTIVQEQLPSVEPDNIILEPAMRNTAPCILYAAMKIKKLNPDAVMVVAPSDHWIEDELQFVSNLQRTFDVCERDQVLMTLGILPTFPNTGYGYIEFNKLDSRPIKKVVQFREKPDYVTARKFIQSRHFLWNSGIFVWSVGAILEAFSNFQPEMTALFDAGYTLFNTNREKAFIEENYAKAENISIDYAVMEKANNVYVLPATFDWNDLGTWGSLYEKLPKDMADNAVVNANVYFNNATNNIVRTDKGKCVVIDGLNDYIVVDKEDILLIYPKKKEQEIKTVSQYITTKKEK, from the coding sequence ATGAATTCGAATTATTATGCTGTTGTAATGGCAGGAGGAGTTGGTTCGCGTTTTTGGCCAGTTAGCACTCCAGAATTCCCAAAACAGTTCCACGATATGTTGGGATCAGGTGAAACACTGATTCAAAAAACCTTCATGCGATTATCTCAGTTAATACCCAAGGAAAATATCTTGATTTTAACCCATGAGAATTACAAAACAATCGTTCAAGAACAATTGCCTTCAGTAGAGCCCGATAATATCATTTTAGAACCCGCCATGCGAAATACCGCACCGTGTATTTTGTATGCCGCAATGAAGATTAAGAAGTTAAATCCTGATGCAGTAATGGTCGTTGCACCTAGTGATCACTGGATAGAAGATGAACTTCAGTTTGTATCTAATTTACAACGTACTTTTGATGTTTGTGAACGCGATCAAGTGTTGATGACCTTGGGCATTCTTCCTACTTTTCCTAATACTGGATATGGATACATCGAATTCAATAAATTGGATTCTAGACCGATTAAAAAAGTAGTGCAGTTCAGAGAAAAACCAGATTATGTAACAGCAAGAAAGTTTATTCAAAGTAGACATTTCTTGTGGAATTCTGGTATTTTTGTATGGAGTGTAGGTGCAATTTTAGAAGCATTTTCTAATTTTCAACCTGAAATGACAGCACTTTTTGACGCTGGTTATACGTTGTTTAATACAAATCGAGAAAAAGCATTTATTGAGGAGAATTATGCCAAAGCAGAGAATATTTCCATCGATTATGCCGTTATGGAAAAAGCGAATAACGTTTACGTTTTACCTGCAACCTTTGATTGGAACGATTTAGGTACTTGGGGGTCATTATATGAAAAACTACCCAAAGACATGGCGGATAATGCGGTGGTGAATGCAAATGTGTATTTCAATAATGCAACCAACAATATTGTGCGTACAGACAAAGGTAAATGTGTAGTTATTGACGGATTAAATGATTATATCGTTGTAGATAAAGAAGATATATTGTTAATCTATCCAAAGAAAAAAGAACAAGAAATAAAAACAGTTAGTCAATATATTACAACGAAGAAAGAAAAATAA